One window from the genome of Acinetobacter sp. ANC 7912 encodes:
- the tnpB gene encoding IS66 family insertion sequence element accessory protein TnpB (TnpB, as the term is used for proteins encoded by IS66 family insertion elements, is considered an accessory protein, since TnpC, encoded by a neighboring gene, is a DDE family transposase.), with translation MIRIDEIWLSTQPMDMRAGMDTTMAQVVRAFGYIKPHCAYLFCNKRGHRMKVLVHDGLGIWLCARRLEQGKFHWAQVHQGETVALSPEQLQALIQGLPWQRIGRQQVVTML, from the coding sequence ATGATCCGCATTGATGAAATCTGGTTGTCTACTCAGCCCATGGACATGCGTGCAGGTATGGATACGACCATGGCTCAGGTGGTGAGAGCCTTTGGCTACATCAAACCGCATTGTGCTTACCTGTTCTGTAATAAACGTGGCCATCGCATGAAAGTACTGGTACATGATGGACTGGGCATCTGGCTGTGTGCCCGGCGGCTGGAACAGGGCAAATTTCACTGGGCTCAAGTTCACCAAGGTGAAACCGTGGCCCTCAGCCCGGAACAGTTACAGGCACTGATCCAAGGTTTGCCCTGGCAGCGCATTGGACGACAGCAGGTGGTGACGATGCTTTAA
- the tnpC gene encoding IS66 family transposase, whose protein sequence is MNTLPDLSQLTHEQLLEFTRQLAMQHQSLAQSNQELEKSNQQLDAKVQHLSILNQKYEHELALFKQHKFGSKNEHLTAKQIHLWDEAVEEDIAAVDLELERLNADKTDAATEKATVNKPKRRLLPDHLHTIRIEHEPASTQCSCGCQLRRIGEDISEKLHFRPAQFYKEQHVRGKWVCDQCDTLTQQAMPAYVIDKGIASPELLSHVLVSKYADHLPLYRQRLIYQRAGIDLSRSTLSDWIGRCGVELEPLANALKEVVLQQRVIHADETPVTIMRMGDDEKKPKKGYVWAYATTQYNPVQAVIYDFQDSRSGQHAEEFLNGWQGHLVCDDYSGYKARFKSSDVIEVGCMAHARRKFHELHVTGKSQIAEQALLMIQKLYAIEAELRKKTDSTAEHRREYRQQHSQPVMQQLYEWLNQHYLTVPSSSPTAKAINYSLKRWPALSRYLDDGNLPIDNNWAENSMRPWALGRKNWLFAGSLRSGQRAANIMTLIQSAKLNGLDPYAYLSDVLKRLPTHKATQIEELLPHRWKSNSN, encoded by the coding sequence ATGAATACGCTGCCTGACTTAAGCCAACTGACCCATGAACAACTGCTGGAATTTACCAGACAGTTGGCAATGCAGCATCAGTCTCTAGCACAATCAAATCAAGAATTAGAAAAATCAAACCAGCAATTGGATGCCAAAGTTCAACATCTTTCTATTCTCAATCAAAAATACGAGCATGAGCTCGCACTATTTAAACAGCACAAATTTGGCAGTAAAAACGAACATCTCACCGCAAAACAAATCCATCTGTGGGACGAAGCGGTTGAAGAGGATATCGCAGCAGTTGATTTGGAACTGGAGCGGCTGAATGCAGATAAAACCGATGCAGCGACAGAGAAAGCCACAGTCAACAAACCTAAACGTCGACTGCTGCCGGATCATCTACACACCATCCGTATTGAGCATGAACCTGCATCAACCCAATGCAGTTGTGGCTGCCAGTTACGTCGTATCGGCGAAGATATCAGTGAAAAACTGCATTTCAGACCGGCACAGTTCTATAAGGAACAGCATGTGCGTGGCAAATGGGTCTGTGATCAGTGTGACACCCTGACTCAGCAAGCGATGCCCGCCTATGTGATTGATAAAGGCATTGCTTCACCTGAACTGCTCAGCCATGTGCTGGTATCGAAGTATGCCGATCATTTGCCGCTGTACCGTCAGCGCCTGATCTATCAGCGGGCGGGCATTGATCTGTCCAGATCTACTTTATCTGACTGGATAGGTCGCTGCGGTGTAGAACTGGAGCCTCTGGCCAATGCCTTAAAAGAGGTGGTGCTGCAACAGCGGGTGATCCATGCCGATGAAACGCCGGTCACCATCATGCGGATGGGTGATGATGAGAAAAAACCGAAGAAAGGTTATGTCTGGGCCTATGCCACTACACAGTACAATCCAGTTCAAGCGGTGATCTATGACTTTCAGGATAGCCGTTCAGGTCAGCATGCAGAAGAGTTCCTGAATGGCTGGCAGGGCCATCTGGTCTGTGATGATTACAGTGGTTATAAAGCACGCTTTAAATCAAGCGATGTCATTGAGGTGGGCTGCATGGCGCATGCACGTCGTAAATTCCATGAGCTACATGTGACTGGGAAAAGTCAGATCGCTGAACAGGCATTACTGATGATTCAGAAACTGTATGCGATAGAAGCAGAACTCAGGAAAAAGACCGATAGTACAGCAGAACACCGCCGCGAATACCGACAACAGCACAGCCAACCGGTGATGCAACAACTGTATGAATGGCTCAACCAACATTATCTGACGGTGCCATCGAGTTCTCCAACCGCCAAGGCCATCAATTACAGTCTGAAGCGTTGGCCAGCCTTAAGCCGCTATCTGGATGATGGCAATCTACCCATTGACAATAACTGGGCAGAGAACTCAATGCGCCCCTGGGCATTGGGCCGTAAGAACTGGTTGTTTGCAGGTTCGCTGCGCAGTGGACAGCGAGCGGCAAATATCATGACTTTAATCCAGTCAGCAAAGCTGAATGGCTTGGATCCGTATGCCTATTTAAGTGATGTGCTGAAAAGGCTGCCGACGCATAAAGCGACCCAAATAGAAGAATTACTACCACATCGCTGGAAATCCAACTCAAATTAA